The following DNA comes from bacterium.
ATAACTGGTGCAAGACTACAACATCCTAAGCATGCTACTCTTTCAATAGTAATTAGACCATCGGAAGTTGTTTGTCCCTCATCAATTCCTGTTTCTTCGCGAAGAGCTTGTGCAATGGTTTCCGCTCCATTTACGTGACAGGCAGTTCCATGGCAAACTTTAATGACATATTTACCAAGAGGTTCAAAACGGAATTGAGCATAAAAGGTAGCGACTCCTAATACCCTTGTCAAGGGAATATCAAGATATTTTGAAATCTCCTCCAGGACATCTTTGGGTAAATATCCGAAGATTTCCTGTGTCTTCTGGAGAAGAGGTATTAATGAGCTTGTGCTTTTTTCATAGGTTTTAATAAAATTCAACTTATCCTCCATAAAGTCTCTCCTGTGTTTAATTTAATTACTTCATACCAAAATGAGGGCAGCGGAGCAAGTTGATTTATAAAACTTGTGATAATGCGAACAAGTGTTTGCATTGTAATAATTATAAATGTCCACTATAGAATAGTCAAAAAACCGAGTTTTATTTTTATGATTTTGGAGACCAAGTCTGTTTTACTGTTGAAGATTTTACCTTTAAAATTTATTCCAAACAGGAGGAAGCAT
Coding sequences within:
- the nuoE gene encoding NADH-quinone oxidoreductase subunit NuoE encodes the protein MEDKLNFIKTYEKSTSSLIPLLQKTQEIFGYLPKDVLEEISKYLDIPLTRVLGVATFYAQFRFEPLGKYVIKVCHGTACHVNGAETIAQALREETGIDEGQTTSDGLITIERVACLGCCSLAPVIMINDKVYGKLTGEAVRKLMRKLKKGELDD